The Thioalkalivibrio nitratireducens DSM 14787 DNA segment ACATCGTGTTCCTGCTGCTGATCTTCTTCGTGGTCACCGGGCACATGAGCGCCTCGAGCCCGTTCGAGATGGAACCGGCGCAGTCGGCAGGCGCCGGCACGCCGCAGGCCGAAGACCTGACCGTGTTCATCGCGCGGGACGGCCGGCTCGCGGTAGCGGGCGGGCTGGTCGAACTGGGGGAACTGGAGACACGCATCCGCACCCGCATCGACGCGCAGGACACCGGCGAGCTGCGCGTCCATCTGCAGGCGGACGGCAGAACCGAGGCGACACGGGTGGTCGCGGTGATGGAGGCGCTGCGCGCGGCCGGGGTCGAACGCCTGGAACTGCTGACGCTGCCGCGGCGATGATGCGCCCGACCCGCGGACAGTGGGTGACAGGGGTTGCCGGGGCGCTGCTCCTGCACTTCGTGCTGGCGCTGTACCTGATGTCCTGGGGCAAACGGCCGGAACCGACCGCGGCACCCGCCGGCGCCCCTGCGGGCGTCGAGATCGCGCTGTTCCCGGGGTTCGGAAGCGCGGTGCAGGAGGTATCCCCCGCGGCCCCGGACCCGGTATCACCCGGGGCCGCGCCTGCCGGGGTATCCGACCTTCCAGCAGAACCCCTGCCCGCGCTGCCTGCCGAAACCGTCGCAGCGCTGCCGGCGCCGGCAGACCCCGCGGGCACCGCTGCCCCTGAGACCGCCGAACCGGTCGGCACCGAGAGCGTGGCCGCACTCGTCCCCGCGGAAATAGCCGCATCGCCCGACGCGGTCATCACCGCCGAAGCACTCGACGGGGTGCCCCCGGCCGAACCGCTGCCGGCCGTCGCGGCGACATCGCGGGCGGTGCCCGAACCGGTCGCGGCCCCGGTGGTCGCCCCCCTGCGCGCGACCGAACCGGCTGTGGAGGTGGGGCCTGCCGTGGAGGTGGGGCCTGCCGTGGAGGTCGAGACCGTTGGTCCAGCAGACACCGCTGTGCCGGACCGGCCCGCTGACGCGGTGGATCCGCTGCCGCCGGAGGCGGCGCCGGGAGCCGCGGATGCGATTCCCGTGGCCGAGGCAGTCGCAGCCGCGGAGCCCGTGGCCGCGATCGATCCGCTCGATGCCGTGGATCCCGTGGCTGCCGCCGAACCCGCGGCCGGCCCGGAGGTACCGGTGCCGGAGGCCGATCTGGAGGCGATCGCGCCCGCCACCGTGGCGGCTGCAACGCCGGGCGCCCCGCTGGAGGCGCCCGCCGGGCCGATCACCGTGGAAGCGGATGCTCCGGCGGTCGTGTTTGCCACTCCGGCTACGGTTGCGGACCTGTTGACCGATCCCGACACGGTCGTCGTGGCCGTGGATCCGGTGGCCGTGGATCCGGTGGCCGTGGCGCCGGTCGCCCCCGCCCCAACCGCGGCGGCAGAGGGCCCGGAACTGGTCAGTGCCGTCGGGCCCGAGGCTCTACCTTCGCCCGGCCCGCTGTCGGCTCCGGCCCCGGTGAACCTCGCCGAAGCGGATCCCGTGGCAGTGGCCCCCGGTGAGTTCGTTCCGGCCGTTGCGGCCCGGGTGCCAGCCACCGGGGCAGCCGTCCCGGTCCCGGACGTGGCGCCGGAGGCCGCGCTACCCCGGGAGGCAGAGGAGATCCCGGCGCCACGCGAGCCGGAACCCGTCCGCGTGACCGAGGTTCCGCCGATGCAGGTGGTCCAGGCGCGCGAGCCGGCCCCCGAACCGGCCCGGGAGCCCAGGACAGCCGTCACTCCGGATCCCGATCCGCCCGCCGCACCGCAAGCACCCGTGGCCGGGGCACAGCCCGGGCACCGGGAGCCGACACCGGAACGGGAGGAGGATCCTGGCCTGGCGCGCCCGGACCGCAACGACCTGCAGGAACGGACCGAGCCCGGGATCGTGGCCCGCGCCCCGGGAACTCCGGCGCCGGGAATCGAGGCGCGCTACCTTGCCGCGCTGCACGCGGCGCTGGAACGACACAAGGATTACCCCCGGATCGCGCAGCGACGGCGCGAGGAGGGCACCGTGCTGCTGCTGTTCACGGTGGACCGGCAAGGCTTTGTGCTGGATCATGCGATCATGCAAAGCTCGGGCCACAGGTCGCTGGACAACACGGTGGAGCACATGATTCGCCGCGCACAGCCGCTGCCGTGGATCCCTCCGGAAATGGGCGCGGACTGGGTGCGGGTGATCCTTCCGGTCCATTTCCAGCTGGAACGCTGATGCTGCCCCTGGAAGCGAGGATGCGCGGAATGACGCCGGACACCTTGCGCAGCGAGCCTGCAGTCGCCGGCTGCGCTCACCCGGGTCGAGCCCGGGCAACTCGGGGCAGACCGGCGTTGCCATCGCTTCGCAGGATCCCGCCACGAGCGCCGGCACGAGATCAAGCCATTCCCGTTCGTCAACTTCCATCGATCCCCAGGAGACCGTGATGCACCCTGCCCTTTCCTTGTTCCCGAACCGCGCCGGCACCGGCGTCGTGGCATTGCTGTTCCTCGCCACACTCTGGATGCTGCCGCTGTCGACTTCCCTGGCCGAGACCGGCCAGGCCGTGTCGGTGCAGTTGAACAAGCTCGAAACCGACAACGATTCCTGCCGCGCCTACTTGGTACTGGAGAACCGCAGCCCCGCTGCGTTCGAGAGCCTGCGCCTGGACGTGGTGATCTTCGACGGCGACGGTGTGATCGCGCGCCGGCTGGCGGTCGACGCGGCCCCGCTGCCCACGGGCAAGACCAGCGTCCGCGTGTTTCCGATCGCCGGGCTGGCCTGCGCCGACATCGGCCGCCTGCTGCTGAACGACGTCATCGCCTGTCAGGACGCCAGCGGTGAACGCCGTGACTGCCTGGAGCAGATGGAAACCGACAGCATTGCGGGCGTGCCGTTCATCAAGTGACCGACCTGGAGTCGGGCCGGCCGTTGCACGGCATGCGGACGCGACCTCCGAAGCCGGCCGGTTCGTTCCGGATCCGGCTCCGCGGGCGTGCCGCAGGCGCTTCCGACAGCCCCAGCGGCGCGGATCTTCCGG contains these protein-coding regions:
- a CDS encoding ExbD/TolR family protein, with amino-acid sequence MIGEGRFLKLQRPTPDHDARVLPLINIVFLLLIFFVVTGHMSASSPFEMEPAQSAGAGTPQAEDLTVFIARDGRLAVAGGLVELGELETRIRTRIDAQDTGELRVHLQADGRTEATRVVAVMEALRAAGVERLELLTLPRR
- a CDS encoding energy transducer TonB, which translates into the protein MTGVAGALLLHFVLALYLMSWGKRPEPTAAPAGAPAGVEIALFPGFGSAVQEVSPAAPDPVSPGAAPAGVSDLPAEPLPALPAETVAALPAPADPAGTAAPETAEPVGTESVAALVPAEIAASPDAVITAEALDGVPPAEPLPAVAATSRAVPEPVAAPVVAPLRATEPAVEVGPAVEVGPAVEVETVGPADTAVPDRPADAVDPLPPEAAPGAADAIPVAEAVAAAEPVAAIDPLDAVDPVAAAEPAAGPEVPVPEADLEAIAPATVAAATPGAPLEAPAGPITVEADAPAVVFATPATVADLLTDPDTVVVAVDPVAVDPVAVAPVAPAPTAAAEGPELVSAVGPEALPSPGPLSAPAPVNLAEADPVAVAPGEFVPAVAARVPATGAAVPVPDVAPEAALPREAEEIPAPREPEPVRVTEVPPMQVVQAREPAPEPAREPRTAVTPDPDPPAAPQAPVAGAQPGHREPTPEREEDPGLARPDRNDLQERTEPGIVARAPGTPAPGIEARYLAALHAALERHKDYPRIAQRRREEGTVLLLFTVDRQGFVLDHAIMQSSGHRSLDNTVEHMIRRAQPLPWIPPEMGADWVRVILPVHFQLER